The proteins below are encoded in one region of Plutella xylostella chromosome 13, ilPluXylo3.1, whole genome shotgun sequence:
- the LOC105388978 gene encoding vacuolar protein-sorting-associated protein 36 has product MDRFEYIEARLFDGENYLKRDKNVKIYNGDDKTRFVDGEVVLTTHRILWAKPGDIPKGLTCLSLHLYYVFCIEEESGGVFGLGGPKRIILHLGPALPGKRPGPDVGSPSHFIKFSFKDGIDPAFFNALNEAVTTKAWEQQPLPSETPATVSSTNTSPQNKATPVSSKIRSGIVGIERSIEEQHRATDQSISVAFQDLTKLMEKAKDMVGISKTISAKIREKQGDISEDDTVRFKSYLMSLGIDDPVTRDTFRSDSDYYMGLAQQISDMMVAVLLDCGGIMSLADVWCRVNRARGLELVSPEDLLNACKLLQTIGAPMSLRKFPSGACVLQLNSHQDDEVAKTTKELLDQHDVLTPEKLSQIANVSILLAREQLFTTERLGMACRDESIEGLAFYPNLFLTNPS; this is encoded by the exons ATGGACAGGTTTGAATATATAGAAGCCCGATTATTCGATGgggaaaattatttaaaacgtgacaaaaatgttaaaatttacaacGGGGATGATAAG ACTCGTTTTGTGGATGGGGAAGTGGTGCTCACAACTCACAGGATCCTATGGGCCAAGCCCGGTGATATACCTAAAGGACTAACTTGTTTATCACTTCACCTTTACTATGTCTTTTGCATTGAAGAGGAAAGTGGAGGCGTTTTTGGACTCGGTGGCCCAAAGCGTATCATCTTGCACCTGGGACCAGCTCTTCCAG GTAAAAGACCAGGTCCGGATGTAGGCAGCCCCTCAcactttataaaattttcctTCAAAGATGGCATTGATCCAGCATTCTTCAATGCTTTGAATGAAGCTGTCACTACGAAGGCATGGGAGCAGCAGCCTCTACCCTCAGAGACACCCGCTACCGTATCCAGCACCAACACTAGTCCTCAAAATAAAGCAACTCCTGTAAGCTCCAAGATTCGGTCTGGTATAGTTGGAATTGAGAGAAGTATAGAGGAGCAGCACCGCGCCACCGACCAGAGCATCAGTGTTGCGTTTCAAGACTTGACAAAGCTTATGGAAAAAGCTAAAGATATGGTTGGAATATCAAAAACTATTTCTGCTAAAATTAGG GAAAAACAAGGTGATATTTCTGAAGATGATACTGTGAGATTCAAGTCTTACCTCATGAGCTTAGGTATAGACGACCCAGTGACCCGAGATACATTCAGGTCCGACTCTGACTACTATATGGGGCTGGCCCAACAGATTTCTGATATGATGGTGGCAGTTTTGCTG GATTGTGGTGGCATAATGTCATTGGCTGATGTCTGGTGCAGAGTGAACCGGGCCAGAGGTCTCGAGCTGGTATCACCAGAGGATTTACTGAATGCTTGCAA ATTACTGCAAACAATAGGTGCTCCGATGTCTTTACGCAAGTTCCCCAGCGGTGCGTGTGTTCTACAGCTGAACAGCCACCAAGATGATGAAGTGGCCAAAACAACTAAGGAATtg TTGGATCAACATGACGTGCTAACACCAGAGAAGTTGTCGCAAATAGCGAATGTTTCCATCCTACTGGCTCGCGAGCAACTGTTCACTACGGAGCGGCTGGGCATGGCGTGCCGGGACGAGTCCATTGAGGGACTCGCTTTCTACCCCAATTTGTTCCTCACTAATCCCTCCTAG
- the LOC105388980 gene encoding malate dehydrogenase 2, mitochondrial, producing MLKSITAFQGSKSLWKQCRNTHIYDKGRGHKGDHKVTVLGAAGDVGQTLSLLLRAQSYISNLVLHDDQDTPPAAFFDLSHIPKDNNLTILNGMETLHKALKDADVIIAAGGLVRTPEVTEHEFLTTNIQFIKMAAASIAKLRPQPFVGIVTEPINTLVPMAAEILKTHGDYNPKKLFGITCCDHLKAQAMYAKHHHLKVSDCYIPVICGHSEKTIVPLVSQALPVTETTMTDRSIQEFTHKVRRSAYVIARSSYGKVPTLSAAYAGLIFAKSAVFALDGTPSHIQAFVENNDFGTSFFSGLVELDHLGAGEMLRYNNLSHYECHILECSLGELRKDVLKGKKMLEMTQL from the coding sequence ATGTTGAAATCAATCACCGCATTTCAGGGCTCCAAGAGCTTGTGGAAACAGTGTAGGAACACGCACATTTATGATAAAGGCCGCGGACACAAGGGTGACCACAAAGTGACGGTTTTAGGAGCGGCCGGGGACGTCGGCCAAACCCTCTCCCTTCTCCTGAGAGCCCAGTCCTACATATCCAACCTGGTGCTGCATGATGACCAGGACACCCCGCCTGCCGCCTTCTTCGACCTATCACACATCCCCAAAGACAACAACCTCACCATCTTAAACGGCATGGAAACCCTACACAAAGCTCTGAAGGATGCCGACGTCATCATCGCAGCAGGAGGCCTCGTCAGAACGCCCGAAGTCACCGAACACGAATTCCTAACAACTAACATTCAATTCATAAAGATGGCTGCCGCAAGCATCGCGAAACTTCGCCCGCAGCCGTTTGTAGGCATCGTCACCGAGCCGATCAACACTTTAGTACCGATGGCAGCAGAAATTTTGAAGACCCACGGGGATTATAATCCTAAGAAGTTGTTCGGTATAACGTGCTGTGATCATCTAAAAGCCCAGGCTATGTACGCAAAGCATCATCATCTGAAGGTATCGGATTGTTACATCCCAGTGATTTGTGGACATTCGGAGAAAACTATTGTGCCTCTCGTGTCCCAGGCGTTGCCGGTTACCGAGACCACAATGACTGATAGAAGTATCCAAGAGTTCACGCATAAGGTTCGTCGAAGTGCCTACGTGATAGCTAGATCTAGCTACGGTAAAGTGCCAACTTTATCAGCCGCGTATGCCGGTCTGATATTCGCTAAAAGCGCGGTATTTGCGTTGGATGGTACGCCTTCTCATATACAGGCGTTTGTGGAGAACAACGACTTTGGAACGTCATTTTTCTCTGGTCTGGTGGAATTGGACCACTTGGGCGCTGGCGAGATGCTGCGGTATAATAACTTGTCGCATTACGAATGCCACATCCTAGAGTGCAGCTTAGGCGAGCTGCGTAAAGACGTTTTAAAGGGAAAGAAGATGTTAGAAATGACGCAATTGTAA
- the LOC105388990 gene encoding uncharacterized protein LOC105388990 isoform X1 — MKELHYGILLAILVQINGSFLDLNEVKNSILQLKNISFSNINEVGAISDGLFDLSEIKNKLLQWKTQKLAALCPSNGIQLQNLLNLVCSTAQPTNTTSRDACISCFSKLTTAPQGPQELNGLSVCATRYFTGSTYAGCAENLQVLASSALNVQTAGCYMGYCDFVKCLRRVNSQNLIIECTREARTGINIMMDADNLRFYTNVTSCILAKSRCGNFNPITGAPQIPGYMGNNIRVTNALQITAAGDLRVIAFSGNTKVAATFCTTSTNLTQTNWLTNVC, encoded by the exons ATGAAAGAGCTACACTATGGGATTCTACTGGCAATATTG GTTCAGATCAATGGGTCTTTTCTTGATTTAAATGAAGTGAAGAATAGCATATTACAGTTGAAGAACATAAGTTTTTCGAATATAAACGAG GTGGGTGCTATTTCCGATGGACTTTTTGACTTGagtgaaataaaaaacaagcttcTGCAATGGAAGACTCAGAAATTGGCTGCTCTTTGCCCATCCAACGG CATTCAGTTACAAAACCTGCTAAATCTAGTTTGCAGCACAGCGCAGCCCACTAATACTACGTCGAGAGATGCGTGCATCAGTTGCTTCAGCAAACTGACAACAGCTCCACAA ggGCCTCAAGAACTTAATGGCTTGAGTGTATGCGCGACACGATATTTTACTGGTTCAACCTATGCAGGATGTGCTGAAAATTTACag GTATTGGCGTCATCAGCTTTAAATGTTCAAACAGCAGGATGCTACATGGGATACTGTGACTTCGTTAAATGTTTAAGAAGAGTAAACTCTCAAAATTTG ATAATAGAATGTACAAGGGAAGCAAGAACGGGTATAAACATTATGATGGATGCGGACAACCTGCGTTTTTATACAAATGTGACTTCTTGTATTTTGGCCAAGTCCCGTTGCGGAAACTTTAACCCAATAACGGGTGCACCACAAATACCAGGATACATGGGAAATAATATAAGAGTCACTAATGCGCTTCAAATAACTGCGGCTGGTGACCTACGAGTTATTGCGTTTTCAGGAAATACAAAAGTGGCGGCAACTTTTTGTACAACTAGTACTAATTTAACTCAGACAAATTGGCTTACAAATGTATGTTaa
- the LOC105388990 gene encoding uncharacterized protein LOC105388990 isoform X2, whose protein sequence is MKELHYGILLAILVGAISDGLFDLSEIKNKLLQWKTQKLAALCPSNGIQLQNLLNLVCSTAQPTNTTSRDACISCFSKLTTAPQGPQELNGLSVCATRYFTGSTYAGCAENLQVLASSALNVQTAGCYMGYCDFVKCLRRVNSQNLIIECTREARTGINIMMDADNLRFYTNVTSCILAKSRCGNFNPITGAPQIPGYMGNNIRVTNALQITAAGDLRVIAFSGNTKVAATFCTTSTNLTQTNWLTNVC, encoded by the exons ATGAAAGAGCTACACTATGGGATTCTACTGGCAATATTG GTGGGTGCTATTTCCGATGGACTTTTTGACTTGagtgaaataaaaaacaagcttcTGCAATGGAAGACTCAGAAATTGGCTGCTCTTTGCCCATCCAACGG CATTCAGTTACAAAACCTGCTAAATCTAGTTTGCAGCACAGCGCAGCCCACTAATACTACGTCGAGAGATGCGTGCATCAGTTGCTTCAGCAAACTGACAACAGCTCCACAA ggGCCTCAAGAACTTAATGGCTTGAGTGTATGCGCGACACGATATTTTACTGGTTCAACCTATGCAGGATGTGCTGAAAATTTACag GTATTGGCGTCATCAGCTTTAAATGTTCAAACAGCAGGATGCTACATGGGATACTGTGACTTCGTTAAATGTTTAAGAAGAGTAAACTCTCAAAATTTG ATAATAGAATGTACAAGGGAAGCAAGAACGGGTATAAACATTATGATGGATGCGGACAACCTGCGTTTTTATACAAATGTGACTTCTTGTATTTTGGCCAAGTCCCGTTGCGGAAACTTTAACCCAATAACGGGTGCACCACAAATACCAGGATACATGGGAAATAATATAAGAGTCACTAATGCGCTTCAAATAACTGCGGCTGGTGACCTACGAGTTATTGCGTTTTCAGGAAATACAAAAGTGGCGGCAACTTTTTGTACAACTAGTACTAATTTAACTCAGACAAATTGGCTTACAAATGTATGTTaa
- the LOC105388991 gene encoding uncharacterized protein LOC105388991 isoform X1 produces the protein MEVSSELKDDIRKTQNELKNAIRVHQMWVARLHEDENNINLKSKVREAEKDIISIGQNQKRVVDRLRRELELYQHRLKARNKQVNVEIDARYIAQQLREHQMQYRTKNRPISLLKPSVLNEIHIKTENTNGSARPNDISDSENEGKSMHEKENSNHSEIEDKERYPKSYHQNAVHDSRNNFAHALNKVKESFIGVKLQENEWQTRLGTDSDSTPPDNNDDMSPSPSPPPLPRQGEHVSQEVFLRFIGLVTPQQKEILEKKRNERRKRSTTSTNKNDFLYGNLENSGKRKKYNQFPYLQSHSDPPQTRSAKLRKQQKQSENSREGSPSGSSTEARGWPNKPAWAASLPPGLSVEPVFSPGKKACHGCGRNDVPSLLVRCSCGVYLHTGCGADGHCTNCQASLPDPSHCAASPQHDAQLFRADRFPDKLAERKRLQEKNIQLCVELRKLEARAATLKENLDDHHMEKRQLLSDQIKTQRNLQKLLDFISQFKETSVSIQSTSISDTGSEISKSNED, from the exons ATGGAGGTATCAAGTGAGCTAAAAGATGATATTCGCAAAACTCAAAATGAGCTTAAAAACGCGATTCGAGTTCATcag ATGTGGGTTGCGCGTCTGCATGAAGATGAAAAC AATATcaatttaaaatcaaaagtgagGGAAGCAGAAAAGGATATCATTTCCATTGGGCAGAACCag AAAAGAGTTGTTGACAGACTGAGGAGGGAGCTTGAACTATACCAGCATCGACTCAAAGCCAGAAACAAACAAGTCAATGTGGAAATAGATGCCCGCTACATAGCACAGCAGCTAAGAGAGCACCAGATGCAATATCGGACCAAAAATAGACCTATATCATTGTTAAAGCCCTCAGTGTTGAATGAAATTCAcataaaaactgaaaatacCAATGGTAGTGCAAGGCCTAATGATATATCAGATTCAGAAAATGAGGGAAAGTCCATGCATGAGAAAGAAAACTCCAATCATAGTGAGATAGAGGATAAGGAGAGATATCCTAAGAGTTACCATCAGAATGCTGTGCATGATAGTCGGAACAATTTTGCTCATGCACTGAACAAAGTGAAGGAGTCATTCAT AGGAGTAAAGCTTCAAGAGAATGAGTGGCAGACCCGCCTCGGCACAGACTCGGACTCGACTCCTCCTGACAATAATGACGACATGTCTCCGTCCCCATCCCCACCCCCGCTGCCTCGGCAAGGGGAGCATGTCTCGCAGGAAGTATTCCTGAG GTTCATAGGACTAGTGACTCCGCAGCAGAAAGAAATATTAGAGAAGAAGAGGAACGAGCGACGGAAAAGATCAACTACTAGCACTAATAAGAATGACTTTTTATATGGAAACTTAGAAAATAGTGGA AAACGCAAGAAATATAACCAGTTCCCGTACTTACAAAGTCACAGTGATCCTCCACAAACTCGCTCCGCCAAGTTAAGAAAACAACAG AAACAAAGCGAGAACTCCCGCGAAGGCTCCCCATCAGGCTCGTCGACCGAGGCGCGGGGCTGGCCCAACAAGCCGGCGTGGGCGGCTTCGCTCCCGCCCGGTCTGTCCGTCGAGCCCGTGTTCTCGCCGGGCAAGAAGGCCTGCCACGGGTGTGGGAGGAATG ACGTCCCCTCGCTGCTAGTCCGGTGCAGTTGCGGCGTGTACCTGCACACGGGCTGCGGCGCCGACGGCCACTGCACCAACTGCCAGGCGAGCCTGCCCGACCCGTCGCACTGCGCCGCTTCACCGCAACACGACGCGCAGCTGTTTAGAG CCGACCGTTTTCCAGACAAGCTAGCCGAACGGAAACGCCTGCAAGAGAAGAATATCCAGCTATGCGTCGAACTACGCAAACTCGAGGCGCGCGCTGCGACCCTGAAAGAAAACCTGGATGACCATCACATGGAGAAGAGACAACTGCTCTCCGACCAGATCAAGACTCAGAGGAACTTGCAGAAGCTTCTAGACTTCATCAGTCAGTTTAAGGAGACGTCCGTCAGTATACAGTCGACGTCCATCAGTGATACTGGAAGCGAGATCAGCAAAAGCAATGAGGATTGA
- the LOC125489337 gene encoding vacuolar ATPase assembly integral membrane protein VMA21 homolog gives MMIDGRANELPDLQVFRTVIKYCLFIIIVPVFSFFTAKTVVFDGILRLEAIPSSVYSAVVAVLVLHITLGVYIFKAYTEAEKPTKPVKID, from the exons ATGATGATTGACGGTCGTGCTAAT GAACTACCCGATTTGCAGGTGTTCCGAACAGTGATAAAATACTGTTTATTCATCATAATTGTGCCGGTATTCTCGTTCTTCACGGCTAAGACTGTTGTTTTCGACGGTATCCTCCGGCTCGAAGCAATCCCCAGCAGTGTTTACTCGGCAGTAGTGGCCGTTCTTGTACTCCACATTACGCTGGgagtatacatatttaaagcGTACACTGAAGCAGAGAAGCCTACTAAACCAGTCAAAATTGATTAA
- the LOC105388981 gene encoding malate dehydrogenase: protein MLKQNPHVKHLHLYDDDLSVTAVGMELEAIPQGPELSIYSAPDLSEAIKKADLVVMLAKSYTPADKTSDQMLVTTAPEIQRLCKAFADNNPYAFLAISTNPINSVVPLAASLLRKYNAYNPLKLLGITQVDNARSRAIIATSLRVKPSTLDLPVICGHSEQTIVPLFSNLTVPNFTPDDPQSDWLTRLVRKTGADNSLKRKTDNETLVLAWSIAQFVLGVVTAIQGNRSLLSCFTENKNFGTKYFAGPTLLGGDGIVQLVEPYNMSDYEKNLLHCALPVLTRDIAVGETYFRDLDGSKAH from the coding sequence ATGCTGAAGCAAAACCCTCATGTAAAGCACCTGCATCTCTACGACGATGATCTGTCGGTTACGGCAGTCGGCATGGAGCTAGAAGCAATCCCTCAAGGGCCCGAGCTCTCCATCTACTCCGCGCCTGATCTAAGCGAAGCCATAAAAAAGGCAGACCTCGTGGTAATGCTCGCCAAGTCTTACACCCCGGCAGACAAAACCAGCGACCAAATGCTCGTCACAACCGCACCGGAGATTCAACGTCTATGTAAAGCTTTTGCAGACAACAATCCTTATGCGTTCCTAGCGATATCCACGAACCCAATCAACTCGGTCGTACCTTTAGCAGCCTCGCTCCTTCGGAAGTACAATGCGTATAATCCTCTCAAGCTTTTAGGCATAACTCAAGTGGATAATGCGAGGTCTCGAGCGATCATCGCGACGTCTCTACGCGTGAAGCCCTCGACATTGGATCTGCCGGTCATATGCGGACATTCCGAGCAGACCATCGTGCCCTTATTCTCAAACTTGACTGTACCGAACTTCACCCCAGATGACCCACAATCTGATTGGTTGACTCGGCTAGTGAGGAAAACTGGTGCAGACAACAGCTTGAAAAGGAAAACCGATAATGAGACGCTTGTGCTGGCGTGGTCAATCGCACAGTTCGTTCTGGGCGTGGTCACTGCTATACAGGGGAACCGTAGTTTGCTCAGCTGTTTCACGGAAAACAAAAACTTTGGCACGAAATATTTTGCTGGGCCCACTCTACTGGGCGGTGATGGGATTGTGCAGTTGGTTGAGCCTTACAATATGTCTGATTATGAGAAGAACCTCCTACATTGCGCCCTACCAGTGTTGACGCGAGATATTGCCGTTGGAGAAACTTACTTTCGTGATCTAGATGGCTCCAAAGCCCATTGA
- the LOC105388991 gene encoding uncharacterized protein LOC105388991 isoform X2 — translation MEVSSELKDDIRKTQNELKNAIRVHQMWVARLHEDENNINLKSKVREAEKDIISIGQNQKRVVDRLRRELELYQHRLKARNKQVNVEIDARYIAQQLREHQMQYRTKNRPISLLKPSVLNEIHIKTENTNGSARPNDISDSENEGKSMHEKENSNHSEIEDKERYPKSYHQNAVHDSRNNFAHALNKVKESFIGVKLQENEWQTRLGTDSDSTPPDNNDDMSPSPSPPPLPRQGEHVSQEVFLRFIGLVTPQQKEILEKKRNERRKRSTTSTNKNDFLYGNLENSGKRKKYNQFPYLQSHSDPPQTRSAKLRKQQKQSENSREGSPSGSSTEARGWPNKPAWAASLPPGLSVEPVFSPGKKACHGCGRNDVPSLLVRCSCGVYLHTGCGADGHCTNCQASLPDPSHCAASPQHDAQLFRDKLAERKRLQEKNIQLCVELRKLEARAATLKENLDDHHMEKRQLLSDQIKTQRNLQKLLDFISQFKETSVSIQSTSISDTGSEISKSNED, via the exons ATGGAGGTATCAAGTGAGCTAAAAGATGATATTCGCAAAACTCAAAATGAGCTTAAAAACGCGATTCGAGTTCATcag ATGTGGGTTGCGCGTCTGCATGAAGATGAAAAC AATATcaatttaaaatcaaaagtgagGGAAGCAGAAAAGGATATCATTTCCATTGGGCAGAACCag AAAAGAGTTGTTGACAGACTGAGGAGGGAGCTTGAACTATACCAGCATCGACTCAAAGCCAGAAACAAACAAGTCAATGTGGAAATAGATGCCCGCTACATAGCACAGCAGCTAAGAGAGCACCAGATGCAATATCGGACCAAAAATAGACCTATATCATTGTTAAAGCCCTCAGTGTTGAATGAAATTCAcataaaaactgaaaatacCAATGGTAGTGCAAGGCCTAATGATATATCAGATTCAGAAAATGAGGGAAAGTCCATGCATGAGAAAGAAAACTCCAATCATAGTGAGATAGAGGATAAGGAGAGATATCCTAAGAGTTACCATCAGAATGCTGTGCATGATAGTCGGAACAATTTTGCTCATGCACTGAACAAAGTGAAGGAGTCATTCAT AGGAGTAAAGCTTCAAGAGAATGAGTGGCAGACCCGCCTCGGCACAGACTCGGACTCGACTCCTCCTGACAATAATGACGACATGTCTCCGTCCCCATCCCCACCCCCGCTGCCTCGGCAAGGGGAGCATGTCTCGCAGGAAGTATTCCTGAG GTTCATAGGACTAGTGACTCCGCAGCAGAAAGAAATATTAGAGAAGAAGAGGAACGAGCGACGGAAAAGATCAACTACTAGCACTAATAAGAATGACTTTTTATATGGAAACTTAGAAAATAGTGGA AAACGCAAGAAATATAACCAGTTCCCGTACTTACAAAGTCACAGTGATCCTCCACAAACTCGCTCCGCCAAGTTAAGAAAACAACAG AAACAAAGCGAGAACTCCCGCGAAGGCTCCCCATCAGGCTCGTCGACCGAGGCGCGGGGCTGGCCCAACAAGCCGGCGTGGGCGGCTTCGCTCCCGCCCGGTCTGTCCGTCGAGCCCGTGTTCTCGCCGGGCAAGAAGGCCTGCCACGGGTGTGGGAGGAATG ACGTCCCCTCGCTGCTAGTCCGGTGCAGTTGCGGCGTGTACCTGCACACGGGCTGCGGCGCCGACGGCCACTGCACCAACTGCCAGGCGAGCCTGCCCGACCCGTCGCACTGCGCCGCTTCACCGCAACACGACGCGCAGCTGTTTAGAG ACAAGCTAGCCGAACGGAAACGCCTGCAAGAGAAGAATATCCAGCTATGCGTCGAACTACGCAAACTCGAGGCGCGCGCTGCGACCCTGAAAGAAAACCTGGATGACCATCACATGGAGAAGAGACAACTGCTCTCCGACCAGATCAAGACTCAGAGGAACTTGCAGAAGCTTCTAGACTTCATCAGTCAGTTTAAGGAGACGTCCGTCAGTATACAGTCGACGTCCATCAGTGATACTGGAAGCGAGATCAGCAAAAGCAATGAGGATTGA
- the LOC105388977 gene encoding piRNA biogenesis protein EXD1, with translation MDNLYLKGELLQVHTKNDEVVEGRFYGMNNDKSRISLYGLKEEGGENEGITHYYDSEVRNIVKLNDPDELANTFKTHLKISQKECQDIIKISKKYIFINQVDNTFHAALENLKQYSYIAVSTDGANMGRKCKMPFLVISTPQQIYIFDIQVMQFHAFDAGLKDLLESESPKKIVHDCRKLSDCLSHKHNVQLKAVFDTQVGDLIISRNKIGRLPTEVKSLQDCLNTYLGLPTSTIDDKLDIVQCTERPLAVNIKETLAMNIAYLHLLSEVINEEMSLPFVRGVECYVENLRSCDDFKAWELSGKTKQPPKEFKNAIEY, from the exons ATGGATAACCTATATCTAAAAGGAGAACTTTTGCAAGTTCACACTAAGAACGATGAAGTAGTTGAAGGTAGATTTTACGGAATGAACAATGACAAGTCAAGGATATCCTTGTACGGCCTGAAAGAGGAAGGGGGAGAAAATGAGGGTATTACCCACTACTATGACTCTGAGGTCCGCAACATCGTCAAGTTGAATGACCCCGATGAGCTGGccaatacatttaaaacacatttaaaaatatcacaaAAAGAATGTCAGGACATAATAAAGATATCAAAGAAGTACATTTTCATCAATCAAGTAGACAACACTTTCCATGCAGCATTGGAGAACTTGAAGCAGTATAGCTACATAGCTGTGAGTACAGATGGAGCCAACATGGGTAGAAAATGTAAGATGCCATTTCTAGTGATATCTACTCCTCAGCAGATATACATTTTTGATATACAAGTCATGCAGTTCCATGCCTTTGATGCTGGGTTGAAGGACCTGCTGGAAAGTGAAAGcccaaaaaaaatagttcATGACTGCAGGAAGCTCTCAGACTGCCTGTCTCACAAGCACAATGTCCAACTCAAGGCTGTTTTTGATACTCAG GTTGGTGATCTCATCATTTCAAGAAACAAGATAGGCCGTCTGCCTACTGAGGTCAAGTCACTGCAAGACTGTTTGAATACTTACCTGGGATTGCCAACTAGTACCATTGATGAtaag CTTGACATAGTGCAATGCACTGAGCGCCCCCTTGCAGTGAACATTAAAGAGACACTTGCAATGAACATTGCATACCTTCACTTACTTTCTGAAGTGATCAATGAAGAGATGTCACTGCCATTTGTTAGAGGAGTAGAATGCTATGTGGAGAACCTTCGGTCATGTGACGACTTCAAGGCTTGGGAACTCAGCGGAAAGACAAAACAACCCCCAAAAGAATTCAAAAACGCCATTGAATATTGA